In Drosophila teissieri strain GT53w chromosome 2R, Prin_Dtei_1.1, whole genome shotgun sequence, the following proteins share a genomic window:
- the LOC122612346 gene encoding LOW QUALITY PROTEIN: uncharacterized protein LOC122612346 (The sequence of the model RefSeq protein was modified relative to this genomic sequence to represent the inferred CDS: inserted 2 bases in 2 codons), whose translation MSLLRILLIIIFLRIVLSIPDTIILQLSAELKIKIQIYIGFGKNLXDFPSSDDNYPKLVIYNNISEEFKTYHDEPVLLIIRLEXDLDLNLATLDVLRSYLADRQFNDILLIDRDKENTSSYMDICEAYWNAGFSHLLIYNSRDQLWSIKAYPYLHIRPTNLKEYIKNRNTRNLMGYPMRVLVTNDPPHCFVDEDELPNSPNRYKGSIATVLKIFADRLNATFQAIPYPEFQRYSTGECLQMVRKDEVDACGSIFIRTYEYATSQPVRLNRVVIMAPFGNPIEKFYYFFRPFDLYVWIGTGIIVFYIAVMGSLLHRLHCKEWDVGQYLLLAVQTLLNRELSLPQSSRGSKLMLLLLLFGIGFILCNLYVALLSMMLTTKLFQRPIENLADLKAANVSILLQKHNVKPNSVYGSSEELRERFQLVEESLHLAKRNNLDPSYAYVDSEDRMDFYLYQQKFLRRRRMKKLSNPVGYTWAVQVIRQNWVLEKHYNEHVQRLFETGLQNKLVDDVHELAVKAGFLHFFPTQPQAIEPLRLEDIVMAAMVLGGGHALAGICFLGELFA comes from the exons ATGTCGTTGCTTAGAATCCTTCTGATAATCATATTTTTGAGGATAGTTTTGTCCATTCCTGACACAATCATATTACAATTGAGTGCTgaactaaaaattaaaatccaaaTTTACATCGGCTTTGGAAAGAATC TTGACTTTCCAAGCTCAGATGACAATTACCCGAAATTGGTTATTTATAATAACATAAGTGAAGAGTTTAAGACCTATCACGACGAACCTGTGCTTCTAATAATACGACTTG AAGATTTGGATTTGAATTTGGCCACTTTGGATGTGCTAAGATCCTATCTCGCGGATAGGCAATTCAATGATATATTACTGATAGATAGAGATAAAGAAAATACAAGCAGTTATATGGATATATGTGAAGCTTACTGGAATGCAGGCTTTTCACACTTGCTAATCTACAACTCGCGGGACCAACTTTGGTCAATAAAAGCCTATCCTTACTTGCATATAAGGCCTACAAACTTGAAAGAGTATATAAAAAACAGGAATACCCGTAACTTGATGGGATATCCAATGCGAGTTTTAGTGACCAACGATCCGCCTCATTGCTTTGTGGATGAAGATGAACTACCGAATTCTCCGAATCGCTATAAAGGCAGTATAGCCACCGTGTTGAAGATATTTGCGGATCGGCTCAATGCAACTTTTCAAGCGATTCCTTATCCTGAATTTCAACGCTATTCCACCGGCGAATGTCTGCAGATGGTCAGGAAGGATGAAGTCGATGCCTGTGGCAGTATCTTCATAAGGACCTACGAGTACGCCACCAGTCAACCAGTTCGCTTGAATCGTGTGGTTATAATGGCGCCATTTGGCAACCCCATCGAGAAGTTCTACTACTTCTTCAGGCCCTTTGACTTGTACGTCTGGATCGGAACTGGCATTATCGTGTTCTATATCGCGGTAATGGGTTCCTTGCTCCATCGCCTGCACTGCAAGGAATGGGATGTGGGTCAGTACCTCCTGCTGGCCGTGCAAACTCTGCTGAACCGGGAACTGTCTTTGCCGCAGTCTTCGCGTGGATCCAAATTGATGTTACTGCTCCTGCTATTTGGCATTGGATTTATTCTCTGCAATTTATATGTGGCACTGCTGTCCATGATGCTGACCACAAAGCTGTTCCAGAGACCCATTGAAAACTTGGCCGACTTGAAGGCGGCCAATGTGAGCATACTACTCCAGAAGCACAATGTCAAACCTAATTCGGTGTACGGAAGCTCGGAGGAGTTGAGGGAGAGGTTCCAGCTGGTTGAGGAATCCCTACACTTGGCGAAGAGAAATAACCTGGATCCAAGTTACGCCTACGTGGACTCGGAGGACAGAATGGATTTCTACCTATACCAACAGAAATTCCTTCGAAGGCGCAGGATGAAGAAGCTATCCAATCCCGTGGGTTACACCTGGGCCGTTCAGGTCATCAGGCAAAACTGGGTCTTGGAAAAACACTACAATGAGCATGTGCAACGCCTGTTTGAGACCGGATTGCAAAATAAACTGGTGGATGATGTCCACGAGTTGGCCGTGAAGGCTGGCTTCCTGCACTTCTTTCCCACCCAACCGCAGGCCATCGAACCACTGCGACTCGAGGACATAGTGATGGCTGCCATGGTCCTGGGCGGCGGACACGCCCTCGCCGGGATCTGCTTCCTGGGCGAGCTGTTCGCCTAA